Below is a window of Humulus lupulus chromosome 2, drHumLupu1.1, whole genome shotgun sequence DNA.
ATTTCCCACTCTTTTCTTCTCGACCTGGCCTCCGACGATGCCTCCCAAAGGGTTTTGGCACTGTCCCCACTGCCATTGCCATTAGCCATTCAATCCATGGCAACCACTTTCGCTGAGAAATCAGAAGACGATCTTTGCAAGGAGATCGATGAGCTTCAGCGCCAGCAACGCGAGGTCTGATTTTCCCTCTCTCTCACTTTTGGATGTATATTGTAGCACAGTGTGTTTTCTCTCTGATTTTCTCGGTAAATTTTTAGATTGCTGACCACCTTTGGGATCCTCAGGGGCTTTGCCGGGGACGCTTGCCCGTCGCTGGTCCTTGTAACTTTGCCGCCAATGGTGCTCTTTAGAATTATGTTGCTCAAtctttctttcattttcattaaTCCTTAGGTATTGATGGTAGAGTTCTTGGGTTTTGGTTTATCTTAGTTATACTTAGTTTTCTGTTTGGTTGAagagaaaatataaaaaagttaagAAAAACACTATTTTTTAACCAATGGGAAGTCTTTTTTTTTCTGTTCTTTATAACATAGTCTAGAAATTGTATGATTCTAATTTTTGGAAGTAGGTGGAAGATGGAGAGATCACTGAGGATGCCAAAGAAAATGAGGACGTGAATGAAGATGATTCGGTCAAGGAAGTTACTGATGGGAATTTGCTACAGAGTGGTTGGTCCAGGAGAGATGACAATCAAAGACCAATGAGGAAGGTAAATTCATATCACTTTACTAGTCTTCTTTTGGATTTTCAGGTTTCGAACTATGTCATCTTTCTTGTTTGTTAGCTTAGTAGGTAGACCCTTGCAAAACAGAAGTTGAACAGAATAACTTTATTGGAGCTAGTGTTTAGCTTctctttatttaattataaagTTAAGCTCTAATGTTTGAGTTATGAGGTTATTATCTATTTTGAATATCTGAATTTATAGATCAATCACACGTTGGAACCGACCATAAAGATCTTAGATATTTGTCTGGCCTTACCAATTGA
It encodes the following:
- the LOC133816958 gene encoding uncharacterized protein LOC133816958 isoform X2, whose protein sequence is MSFSASNARGFAGDACPSLVLVTLPPMVEDGEITEDAKENEDVNEDDSVKEVTDGNLLQSGWSRRDDNQRPMRKTPRARVYAKTEEKKFELLYLRRSEHHKKHCNFIRLFLFLAQKCPYSHFIEPKISFSVHVHSSIEAT
- the LOC133816958 gene encoding uncharacterized protein LOC133816958 isoform X4, translating into MSFSASNARLLTTFGILRGFAGDACPSLVLVTLPPMVEDGEITEDAKENEDVNEDDSVKEVTDGNLLQSGWSRRDDNQRPMRKTPRARVYAKTEEKKFELLYLRRSEHHKKHCNFIRLRQSLQFIIC
- the LOC133816958 gene encoding uncharacterized protein LOC133816958 isoform X3, whose translation is MATTFAEKSEDDLCKEIDELQRQQREVEDGEITEDAKENEDVNEDDSVKEVTDGNLLQSGWSRRDDNQRPMRKTPRARVYAKTEEKKFELLYLRRSEHHKKHCNFIRLFLFLAQKCPYSHFIEPKISFSVHVHSSIEAT
- the LOC133816958 gene encoding uncharacterized protein LOC133816958 isoform X1; the encoded protein is MSFSASNARLLTTFGILRGFAGDACPSLVLVTLPPMVEDGEITEDAKENEDVNEDDSVKEVTDGNLLQSGWSRRDDNQRPMRKTPRARVYAKTEEKKFELLYLRRSEHHKKHCNFIRLFLFLAQKCPYSHFIEPKISFSVHVHSSIEAT